A stretch of DNA from Candidatus Melainabacteria bacterium:
AAACGAGTAACCGGCAGAGTTAAGTGACTCAGCCACAACTTCACCGTGCCAATCCAAGCCAAATTTGTAGATCATGACGCGGTCGTAACCTGTCACGCCTCGTATGTTCTCAGCTATGTAAGACAAATAAGATTCGAGCGACTCTCGGCGATCGCTCATGAACTTCAACGATGCAATGTCGATTTGCTCTGACGGCAAAGTCTCAAGTTCCACAATGACGCGGTCGTCTTTCTTATGGGCAATGCAGGTTATCCACCGCCGCGATTTACTCTCCCGGATGAGCATCGGGCTGGTTGGTTCGGAACGATCCTTGATCGCGTCAAATACCCTTTTCGAGTCTTGCAGAACATTCTCGATGTTTTTGCCGATCAAATCCGCTGCTGTCCAACCAAACTCGTCGTTGATTGCAGCCTGGCAGATCTCTCCACTCATATCCAGAGCCAGCAGTGAACCAAAGGGCTGGATAGATTCAATAAACTGTATTGGCTCGTTTTCGCAGCTTGCAGGATCTAAGGAAAAATTTTGCACCATGTCGTCTCCGCAGCTTCGCACACTCTAATAAGCGCAATTCTGTGTGGCAAAGAAGCTACGGATCAGCAGCGGCTTGATCTCCACAATGCTCTATGAAATTAGAATATCAAGTTTTCGCAGATGCCAAGCGTCCGGCAGTTTGATCAATTCTGTCAAATAAGTGCAAGAAATTTCTGCCAACTCAGCAAGTTGAACACTGGCTGGCGTTGAGATGGTGCCCTTTGTTGTTACTACACCACAACATTGTTTGTTTCGAAAACTTTGCACTTTCGGAACTTATTACCTCGTGCCTGACAGACACAAAAATCGCGCGCCGTTACCCACGCGAACCAGAAACGCAGATGGTACCGTTCCAGGCGGCAAGAACCGCCACTTTTTGGGGCCCAAGTCACCGGCCCCCAAAGGACAGAGCTGATTTTACGCGCAGTCTTTGAAATATGATGCCATCGAAGTCTGCACTTTGTCGCGCGCCCTGGAAATACGTGACTTAACAGTTCCCTTCTCAGAATTTGTCAGAATCGCAATTTCATCATAAGACAGCCCGTGCATTTCACGCAGTATCATGGCAGTACGGAATTGTTCCGGTAGTTTGTTCAGTGCAATTTCAATTTCCGACATGAGCTCTGCTCTTTGCATAACCTCTTCAGGTAGAGCCGAACTGTCTGCTATATCCCGTGTGGCATTTTCGTCTCCATCGTTAGGATACGGCTCGTCCAGGGAAACCACCTTCAGCCCGGGCTTTTTCCTCAGACTGTCGTAAAAAATGTTTGTCGCGATCTGTCTCAACCACGATTTCAAACTGGCCGTATTGCGAAGCGAACCAATTGAGCGCCACATGCGGATAAGCACTTCTTGCTCGAAGTCTGCCCGGTCACTGCTATCGGGCGCAAGCTGATAGAGATGCGCACGAATAGATGATTGATGCCGCCTGACGAGGATGCCAAATGCTTGCTTATCTCTGCCTTGAGCAAGCAAGACCAGGTCATGATCAGGCAACTGTTCCACACCGTTCGAGACCGGTACCAGGCTAAGTGTGGTCTTTGTACATCTACTATTCAACATATCGCGCCTCCGCGTTTTTCTTTCTTTATCGTAGTCTATTGTGCTACACAAACGGACGGGGATACGACTCGGAAAACCCCTACGAATCCGGTGAATACCCCAGCTGCCGATTCGTGGGAATACAGGCTCTGCTTTCAGCGAACAACCGCCGCAAAAACGGAAGAGAAAGGATCACATTAGTACAAAGAGTTTGTACTTAAAATGGGAAGGAAGCTTGAGCCCGCGCTAAAATGCCAGAAGGTGGAGCGCCATTTACAGTAATGTTATCGACAACAACAACGCCCCGCTGCGAAAGACTTATTCCGATGCGCTGCACGGGTCCACTCAATCCCATTTGGTTTGCATTGAATGAAACGGTGGTTAAGCCGGAACCATTGTTGGAATTTGAGATTGTTCCGGCAGAGATTGGAATAAATCGAGTCGAGAGAAACGAACCGTTAGGTTGGTCGTCAACGACTAAGACTGGAGCAATACCGCTCGTCGAAATCACCTGACTACCAGGCGCACCCAGGGCCCCAAATTGAAACGACACAGTGCTTATTTGTGTATTGGAGATGCCCTGAAACACTGCGCCGGTACTACCAAAGCGTGGATTTGTGGAATTGATCAAACTCGAAAGAACGAGCACAGGACGGTTGCCGGAGCTGGAATTAGTCAAAGAGCTCAGCCCCGCCACTGATGTCGTTGAGCCCCGCACCGGTGAAGAATTGGAAAAGTTCTGAGAGTTCTGCCCTACACTACTTGAGCCAGAGGTGTTGTTGGCAGAACTAAACCCCGCGCTGCTCGTGCCATCGCTATTGTTTATCGAAGAGAAGCCAGCACTGCTCGTGCCACCGCTATTGTTTATCGAAGAGAAACCAGCACTGCTCGTGCCACCGCTATTGTTTATCGAAGAAAAACCAGCACTGCTCGTGCCACCGCTATTGTTTATCGAAGAGAAGCCAGCACTGCTCAAACCACCGGAATTATTGGCAGAGGAAAAACCGGTACTGCTTGAAGTCATATTGGCGTTTCCGTATGGATTCGCACCTTGCGTAGCGGGATTGACACCTCCAGGTAGCGCCAACCCGACAGTGGCAAAACCGAGACCACCCTGTCGAACACCAACCCCACCTTGGGGTGCAGGTCCCGCATTGTTGCCACTCAAACCTGCTATGGAATTTAGATTTGCAGCGTTTACGTTAATGATAGAGGCGCTGAACAATTCTTGCGAGCCGGAAGTAAAAGGCGCGATAACGAACTGAGTTGGATTCGCACCAGGGGCAACACTGCTCCCTCTAATTGCAGTCAAGCCGGAACCAGCTGCAGATGCAGCCAGAGAGCCAACTAAGCATGTGAATGACGTTCCTAACAACAGAACTGATGTACGCATGAGATCCTCCATCTACACTCACCAGATGCGGTGCAGAGCATATAGTTGTCTAACCTGAGAGCGGGAGTGCGGCGAACGACTGCGCGTTTACTCTTCTTCGTATTACCAAACCGTTGACGGAGACTTTATGTTTCGGTTCCGACTTCTGAATTATGTTTTCA
This window harbors:
- a CDS encoding sigma-70 family RNA polymerase sigma factor, encoding MLNSRCTKTTLSLVPVSNGVEQLPDHDLVLLAQGRDKQAFGILVRRHQSSIRAHLYQLAPDSSDRADFEQEVLIRMWRSIGSLRNTASLKSWLRQIATNIFYDSLRKKPGLKVVSLDEPYPNDGDENATRDIADSSALPEEVMQRAELMSEIEIALNKLPEQFRTAMILREMHGLSYDEIAILTNSEKGTVKSRISRARDKVQTSMASYFKDCA